The window GCGTCTTCGTGGCGACCAAGTGTGCGCTCGTGTGGGACGATGCGGGGAAGATCTCGGGCCGTATCAAAGCCGAGTCGGTCCGGCGTGAGTGCGAGGATTCGCTGCGTCGCCTGAACACGGACGTCATCGACCTCTATCAGATCCACTGGCCGAATCCCGACAACGAGATCGAAGAAGGGTGGGGCGCGATTCAGGACCTCGTTCGCGAGGGCAAGGTCCGTTACGCCGGCGTCTCGAATTTCTCGGTGGCGCAGATGGAGCGCGCCGGCGTCATTGCGCCCGTCGCGAGCCTGCAACCTCCCTACCATCTGTTGCGCCGGGACGTGGAGGCCGAAATTCTGCCCTATTGCGGCGTGCAGAACATCGGCGTGGTCGCCTATTCGCCGCTCGCATCCGGGCTTCTGACCGGCAAATTCGACCGCTCGCGCATCGACGCGCTGCCCGATGAGGACTGGCGAAAACGATTCTCGGAAAACTACCGTGAGCCGAAGTTGACGCCGAATCTCACGTTTGTGGAAGATCTGCGCGCCATCGCGGCGGAACACGGGCGAAGCGTCGGGCAACTCGCCGCCGCGTGGGTGCTGCGCCGACCCGAAGTCACGTCGGCCATCGTTGGCGCGCGCAACGAGCGGCAGGTGGGTGAACTCTTCGCGGGATCGGACTGGGAGCTTCCCGCCGAGACCGTGGACCGAATCGAGGGGGCGTGGAAGACCCGTTTCGGCTCGTGAAACGTGGCTAGTTCGAAGAGCGCTTCAACGCGGGGACGACGAGGCGGAATGTGACCCCCCGGCCGGGCCGGTTGTCGATCTCGATCGATCCGCCGAGTTCTTCGAGCGAGCGAAGGACGACGTTCATCCCGACACCTCGGCCGGAGATTTCGTTCACCAACGCCGACGTCGTCAGGCGTGGGTGAAATACCAGCCGCCAGACGTCGTCATCGCTCATCGTGGCGTTCCGGGTTTCGTCGATGATGCCGAGAGCCAGCGCCTTTCCCGCGATTCGTTCGCGGTCGAGCCCGCGTCCGTCGTCGGCGACCTCGACGCACACCCGGGAATCCTCGCCCGCCGCCGAGATGCGGATACGACCTCGGGCCGGTTTTCCGGCCGCCTCGCGTTCGCCGGCATCGGCCTCGATGCCGTGCGCGAGCGCGTTGTTGACCAGATGCACCAGCGCCGCGCCGAGCCGGTCCGCCAAGTGCCGCTCGATTTCCACGTCCTCGCCGCCGATCTCCACGTCGGCCTCGGTCTTCAGGTATTTCGACACATCATGAACGTAGCGCGGCATGTGATCGACGAGATCCCGGAAACGCACCGTGAGCAACCCGTTGATGCGCGTCTCGAGGTCGTCGATCAGGGCCGATGCCTTGGGCGCGGTGCCGTCACTCGATCTTGTCAGTTCGCGAATCCGGCGAATCGCGTCGAGAAGCTCCTCGATACGCGCCCGACGGACGGACAGATGCGTCGGCTGACCCTCGTCGAGCAGGTCGCGGATATCGGTCTGGCGACGTTGAACGTTCAGGGAGCGTTCGATGTCCGCGGGCGAGACCTTGCCGTCGTCCACGAGGATCTGGCCGAGTCGGCGTTGACGCCCGACCGCGTCGACCACGTCCTCGGCCTGGAGAAGCCCCTCTTCGACGAGAATCTCCCCCATCTTCTGGACGCGCGATCCGCGTGGGCCGAGCACCGCGGCGATCAGGTCGCGCATCGAGCGACGCACGTCGGTCTGAAACTGCGGCATCAGCGCGAGGCGCTCGTCGTCGAGAAAACGCGAGAGCGGCTCGAGGCTGACCACCGCGGTCATGACGCGCGGATTTGCGCCGTGCAGATCCTGCAGGTGCGCGAGACGCTGCCGAAAGCGCTTCGCGTCGGCGGCCGAAAGCGGGGCGTCCTTCATGCGACGTGCGAGCTGTTCCATCTCCTGCAAATCGACGAACTCAGGCTGCGTCGCGAGCGAGTCGCCGGCCACGATCTGCGACCACCGCTCCTCGCGGTGCGCGCGTAGGCCTTCGCGCAGCGTTTCGAGCCGCTCAAACAGTTCGTGCACGTGCGGTGTTTCGAGAATCTCCGGGCTCGACGCGCTCTCCGCCTCGAGCATGTTGAGAATTTCGCGCAGCTCGTCGAATCGCGGCCGGCGGACGACGGCGATGCGTTTGGCGACGGCGTGATATCGTTGGTCGAAGTCGGTCATCATCGGGCGGCGGTCGATGCGATCCGCGTCGGGTTCGAGCTCGAGCGCCAGAACGTCGCGACCGAGCATCAGAAACGCGGCGACGTCGTCCGTGTAGTCGAGCCGGGAAGTCCGGAGCGCGTCGAGGATATTCTCGACCTGATGTGCACGACGGCCGAGCGCGGGTTGATCGAAAAACCCCGCGCTTCCCTTGATCGAGTGGACCTCGCGGAAAATCTCGTCGAACCCGTCCTGCCGGTCCGTGGTATTGTCGAGTTCGAGCAGCCGCTTTTCCACGCGCGAGAGTGCGCGCCGGGCGTGGTCGATATAGTCTTCGGAAAGCGACAAGTGGGTGCCCCGATTCGAAGCGGCATATTCGACCCGGCCGCGGCCGCGGTCGAATTGCGCGGAAACTGGCGGTAGATATAGTGAGAATCCGCGCGAAATGGAAGCTGGACGGGCCCCTGATCCGACGGAAAAATCGCGCGACGGGCTCGAAATATTTCGAGAAGATTTGGGAGAATTGATGGCCGGAGAGATCGGCGCGAAGGTTTTGCTCGTGACCGGCGCATCGTCGGGAATCGGGCGCGAAATCGTCCAGCGGTTCAGCGCCGGCGGCTGGCGCGTCTTCGCCACGATCCGAACGTCCGAAGACGCCGATTCGCTGGCGCGCCTGACTGGCGTGACACCCCTGATCTGCGATCTTTCAGCGCCCGGCGCCGCGGACACACTCATGGACGAATTCGCCTCGATTTCGTCCCGACTCGATCTGCTCGTGAACAACGCGGGGTTCGGCGTGCGTGGGGCCATCGAGGACCAGACCGACGCGGCGATCCGGGCGATGTTCGAGGTCAACGTCTTCGCCCCGACGGCGCTGGCGCGGCGCGCGGCGATGTTTCTACGGAACGGCGGCGGCGGGACGATCGTGAACATCAGCAGCGTCACCGGCGAACTGGCGTCGCCGCTCTCCGGCACATACGCCGCAACCAAGCACGCCCTCGAGGCGATCACCGACGCGCTGCGCATGGAATTGGAACGCGATGGCATCCACGTCGTCTCGATTCAGCCGGGTCCCGTGGCAACGCGCTTCATGGAACGCTCGTATCGCGACAGCGCGCCGTGGTTCGCCGCCTCGACACGTTACACGACCGACTATGCCCATGCACGTCGCGGTTGGGACCGGACGCACGCAAGCGCCATCCGGCCCGAAGTGATTGCCGATCTCGTGTGGCGGATCGCGCACGCACGTCGACCCGCGCCGCGCTACCGGCGTCATTTCCTCGCCCGCATCGCGCCGCATCTCGTCTACTGGATGCCCCGGCGTTGGCTCGACCGGTTGCTTCAGCGCTCGACGCACCTTCTGCCGGGCCGACGCGAAAAGGGCTAACGCCCGTCATAGCGCCGGCGATTCGCGATGTGCATGATACGCGGCCCGTGTAGGTTGCGCGTCCCCTGAATCAGCCGGAAGGCGGAGATGAACGTCACCAAAGAATCGACCTCGCGAATCGAAGATCCCCCGAGCGCGGATCCCATCGATCCCGCGCGCCGGAGCCATCTGATCACCGCGCTGACGGGGAAGGGATCGGACTACGAACCGCGCACGCACCATCTTCTGGACGACGGAACGCCACGATTCGTGAACCGGCTCATCGAGGAGACGAGTCCCTACCTGCTCCAGCACGCGCACAACCCCGTGAACTGGTTCCCGTGGGGCGACGAGGCGTTTGAAACGGCGCGGCGACTCGGGCGGCCGGTGCTTCTGTCGATCGGATATTCCACGTGCCACTGGTGCCACGTCATGGAGGCCGAGTCGTTCGAGGACCTCGGCATCGCACGGTTCCTGAATCAGAACTACGTCGCCATCAAGGTGGACCGCGAGGAGCGCCCCGACGTGGACGCGATCTACATGAGCGCGGTGCAGATGCTCACGGGGCATGGCGGCTGGCCGATGACCGTATGGCTGACGGCGGACCGCGCGCCGTTCTACGGCGGCACCTACTATCCGGCGCGCGACGGCGACCGCGGCGCGCCGATGGGCTTCTTGTCGATGCTCATGCGCCTGCGGCAGGTCTTCGACCGCGAACCGCAACGCATCGCGAAATCGGCGAAGGAGATCACCGACGCGATCCGCGGCCAGTTCGCAGCGCGGGCCGAGTCGGACATTCCCGGCCCGTCGGCTTTGCGCGACGCGATCGAGGAATTCGCGGCGGACTACGATCCGCGAGAGGGCGGCATCGACGGCGCGCCGAAGTTTCCGAGCAGTCTGCCGATCCGGCTGCTGCTGCGTTATCACCGGCGCACCGGCGACCGACGCTGCCTCGACATGGCGTCGAATACGCTCACGAAGATGGCGGCGGGAGGAATCTACGACCACGTGGCCGGCGGATTTCACCGCTACTCGACCGACCATCACTGGCTCGTGCCGCATTTCGAAAAGATGCTCTATGACAACGCCCTGCTGGTGCGCGCCTATCTCGACGGCTTCCTCGTGACGGGCGACGCCGATTTCGCCCGCGTGGCGCGCGAGACGCTCGATTACGTCCTGCGCGAGATGACGAGCCCCGAGGGGATGTTTTATTCCGCGACCGACGCCGACAGCCTCGGGCCGGACGGCCACATGGACGAGGGCTATTACTTCACGTGGACGTCGAACGAAATCCGCGTGGCGCTAGGAGATGCCGACGCGGCGCTCGTGCTGGATCACTACAACGTGCGCGATCGTGGGAACTTCGAGGGGCGATCGATTCTGCATACGCCGATGCCCCTCGCGGTCGTGGCCGCGAGGCACCGTCTCGATGTCGAGGAGGCCCGGGGGCAGATCGACGGTGCGCGCGACATTCTGCGTCGGCGCCGCGAGGAACGCCCCAAGCCTCTTTGCGATACGAAGATTCAGACATCGTGGAACGCGCTCATGATTTCGGCTCTTGCGCACGGTGCGCGCGTCCTGGGCGATTCGCGTTACGCCGAAGCGGCCCGTCGAGCGGCGCACGAGCTGCTCGCATCCGTCCTCGTGGACGGGCGGCTACGTCACACCTTCAAGGACGGCGTGGCGCAGCACGCGGGGTATCTCGACGATTACGCATTCCTGATCGGCGCGTTGCTGGACATCTTTGAAATGGACTTCGATCCGAAGGACCTTGCGTCAGCCAAACGCTTGCAGGGCACGCTCGACGCGCACTTCGCCGACGGTTCGGGCGGCTACTTCATGACCGCCGACGATCACGAAGAACTGCTCGCGCGGCAGAAGCCCATGTACGACGGCGCGGAGCCGTGCGGAAACTCCGTGGCGGCCCTGAATTTGCTGCGGCTCGCCGCATACACGGGCGACGACGCATATCGCGTCCGCGCCGATGCGTGCCTGCGTGCATTCGGACAGGTGCTGACAAAACACCCTCGGGCGATGGCGGAGATGTTTTGCGCGCTCGACCTTTGCACCGATCGCGCGGCGGAGGTGGTGGTCGTTCGTGCCGAGGGGGACGGTGAGGACCCGCTGGTCGAGCGCTTGCGCCGGGTCTATCTGCCGAATGCGGCGATGATCGTGATGCGCGACGAGGCGCACCAGCGGGCCCTTGCCGGTGCCTCACCGCTCGCGGCGAACAAGGTCCGCATCGGCGGACGCTCGACGGCGTACGTTTGCGAGCGCGGGATGTGTCTCGCGCCGACGACGGACCCGGAGGGATTCGAGCAGCAACTTCGCGAGGCCAAGCCGTATCCGTCGTGAGATCGAGCGTGATTCGTTGTCAACGGCGGGGCCGAACAGCTTCGCGAAACGTATTTACGGAGGTGCGTGATGGGGATGCCGAAGGTGGCGGGCCGCCGGCCGGCGGTGACGGAACTCGACGCCGGATCGTACGCGTGGTGCGCGTGTGGGATGTCGGGGAATCAGCCGTTTTGCGACGGTTCGCATCGAGGATCGGGATTTCAGCCGATCCGCTTCAACATCGACGCGACGCAGACCAAGGCGCTGTGCATGTGCAAGCGCAGCGAGAGCGCGCCGTATTGCGACGGCACGCACGCCACGGTGGACGACGAGTAGTCCGCGTCAGTCCTTGACGTTGCCGAGCGTGTCCTTGCCGCGGATGTGGCGGCCGATGCGCCGGAAGCGCTCGTTTTCCTCGGGCGTGAGCGGTCCTTCGTCCAATGCGGCGAGGGCCTCGCGCATCTGCTCCGCGTTCGACGGCCCCGTCATGCAGACGTTGAAGTCGGCGTTCGAGAGCACGAAGCGGTAGCAATCACGACCGCGCAGCGGCACTTCGCCCGGCGGCATCTTCGAGGGATTCAGCAGGTCGCGCCACCGCGTGGCCGTGTACGCGACCGTGCCGGGGCGCGTTTCCGCCGGGATGCGCGGAAAGATGTCCTTCTCCGCGCCGGTGTGCGCCGCGTTATAGCGGATGTGAAAGACCGAAAAGACGTCGTCCTTCTCAAAATCCACGAAGGCGGGCCGGTGATGAGACGAAATCGCGACGTGGCGGCATAGGCCCCGGTCGCGCAGCGCCCGAGCGCCGTCCAGCACCTTGCGGCTCGGCATGCCGTTGAACCACCCGAGCAGCAACACGTCGGCGTAATCGAGACCGATCGCTTTGAGCCCGGCGGCGAAGGTCTTTTCGGTGATCGAAGGCCAGCGCGAATAGCTTTGCAGTACGACGGCGAGCTGGTCGCGTCGGCCCGATTTCACGATCTCACGGATCGCGCGCGTCATGCCCCCCGCACGCCGCGAACCGTGATACCAATAGTTGACGCCGCGCTCGAAGGCTTCGAGCAGCGCGTTGGTCGGCACGCCGTACCCGCCGGCCACGCCGAGCGGACTGACCGACAGCCCCGATCGCCCCAGAACCACCCTGTGCGCAAAACCCGCCATTTCCGCCTCCCGCCGATTCGAATGAGAGTTGTTGCCGCCGCCCCCGATATCTACCATATTCCCGCCCCGACGCGCATGGTTTGGGAGGTCACGTGAAATACAGCATCGAGGAACTCATCGCGCATTACGAGCAACTCGCGCCCGACGAGCGGGACCGGGTCCGTCTGGAGATCCTGCGGAAGTCGCGCGAAGACGACCGCCTGCGCCGCAAGATGATCGAACTCGAGGACCCCGGCCCCGCGACTCCGAAGCACGAATTCGATCCGCTGTCGGAAGATCTGGCCAAGTACGCGCGCGACCTGCGCGACATGCTCCTGGCGTATATCCCCAAGGATCGCTACCGGCACGGCGACGAGGATCGCCTGACGCTCGTTCGCAAGGAAACGCTCCACGCGATGGAGCCGCTCGAATGGGTCCTCAAGCAGTATTTCCGCTACGAAGTGTTCGGCATCGAGAACATGCCGAAGCACGGCCGGGCGATGATCATCTCGAACCACGGTCTGCTGCCGCTCGACGGATGGTTCCTCTTCTACGAGGTTCTGCGCCATACCGGCCGCTGGGCCCGCGGACTGACCGACTGGCGCATCTACCAGTTCCCCTACCTGCGGCAGTTCTTCATGGACATGGGCATGGTGGTCGGCAGCCACGAAAACGGCGACCGGTTGCTCCAAAACGAGGAACTCATCTTCATCATGCCGGGCGGCGCGAAGGAGGCGTGGAAGTCCTCGCGTTATCGCTATCGTTTGCTGTGGAAGGGACGCCTCGGTTTCATCCGCATGGCTCTGCGCAACCGCTGCCCCATCATTCCGTCGGCCAACGTCGGCACGGACGACACCTACCGCATCTTCTTCGACGGCTACACCACGGCGTACAAGCTCCTGGGCAGCAAGAAAGCCCTGTTGCCGATCAGTCTGCCCATCGGCCTTGGCCTCCTGCCGCTCCCGGCCAAGATGACGCAGTACGTGGGCGAGCCGGTCCGCCTGCCGTACCCGCCCGAGGCGGCCGACGATCCCACCGTCGTGGAGGAGTGCCAGGAGATGGTGAAGTCGGCGGTCAACGACCTGATCGACCGTGGCTTGCGCGAGCGCGACGAGCGCAAACTGTCGTTGCTCGGCGGCGGAAGACCGTAGCCCTCCTCCTCGTGACCGCGATGATTTTTTCGTCCGGCGTGACCGTCGTCATGGCGCGTTGCGGCGCTCTTAGGCAAGGTCGGGCGCGAAACACAACGAGGGATTTGACCGGGGAGGCACGACCGATGTTCCGATCGATCCGAATGCGAATCGTCCCGATCCTGCTGGCATTTTCGACGAGTCTGTTCGCGTCCGCGCCCGCGTTGGCCGAAAGCGCCGCGGTGGGCAAGCCCGCACCCGACTTCGAACTCACCGATACGACCGGAAAGACGCACAAACTCTCCGCGCTCAAGGGCAAGACGGTGGTTCTGGAATGGACGAATCCCGGCTGCCCCTTCGTGAAAAAGCATGTGAAGGGCGGCACGATGAACAAGATTATGGCGGCGAACAGCGACGTGGTGTTTCTCGCGATCAACTCGACGAACAAGGGCCACCAGGACTACCTGACGCCCGCCGACTATCAGAAGTGGGCGAAGGAAAACAACATCACGCACCCGCAGCTTTACGATGCCGATGGCAAGGTCGGCACGGCGTACGGCGCGAAGACGACCCCCCACATGTACATCGTGGACAAGGGCGGAATGGTCGTTTACGCGGGCGCGATGGACGACAAAGCGATGCCGATGGGAGATCCCGCGAACGCCGAGAATTACGTCGCGGCGGCGCTCAAGGCGCTGGCGGCGGGGCAATCGCCGAACCCCGCGCAGACCAAGCCCTACGGATGCAGCGTGAAGTACGAGTGAGGTCGAACTGGCATTCACGACGCGGCCGGGTTCGCCCGGCCGTTTCTATTTGAACGTCTCGTAACAGACCACGCGTGCAAGTTCGTGGCGCGGCGGACGAGGCGGCTCGGCCTTGGCCCGCGTGCCGATCGCGATCAGAAACGAGATCACCCACGGCGCCGTGACGCCGATCATGTGCGTGAGCGCGGGCTTGTCGAAACCGATGATCGGGCAGGTGGCGAGGCCGAAGGCTTCGGCCGCGAGGAGAACGTGTGCCGCCGCGAAGGTCGAGTTGCGGATCGCGTATTCACGCCGCGCGAGATCGTCGGGATAGAGCTCGTCCACCGCACGCAGCGCGCGCTCGCGCCGCTCCGGCGTCCATTGGCCCGATTCGACGCGCCGCGCGAAGGCCTCGGGCGCGACCTCGGCGGGGCGTTCGTGCGCGCACACCACGATGAGGGCGGACGAATCGGTGATCTGCGCCTGATCCTTGGCGATGGGCCGGATGCGCGCGCGCATCGACTCGTCCTCGATGACGAGGAGCTTCCACGGTTGCAGATTGAACGAGGACGGCGCGAGCACGGCCAGTCCGAACAGCTCGTCCAAAGTTCGCCGGTCGATTCGCAGACCAGGCACGAACGAGCGGCAGGAGCGCCGCGCGCGAATTGCTTCAAAAACATCCACGCAACACCTCCGCGAAGGTCGCGCGGAATGATCCGGTTCACGGGCATTGAGTCAAGTGAGGCATGCCCCTAGACTTTGCGAAATTTCGGAGCGTTTCCTTGCGCATCGTCCCCCGATCGACGCACGCCGCCTTCATCATGCCGACGCGAAACCGCCGCGCGCGCGTGTTGGAGACGATTTCGCGCATCGCCGATACGCCGGGGCCGGACGTCGAGATCGTCGTCGCCGATAACGCCTCGACCGACGGATCGGCGGATGAGATCGAGCGCTGCTTTCCGGACGTCCCCGTGCT is drawn from Deltaproteobacteria bacterium and contains these coding sequences:
- a CDS encoding aldo/keto reductase, coding for MRTRTLGWTGEKLSVIGFGAWAIGGGGWEFGWGPQDDADSIRAIHVALDIGVNWIDTAAVYGLGRSERVVAKALEDRRDRVFVATKCALVWDDAGKISGRIKAESVRRECEDSLRRLNTDVIDLYQIHWPNPDNEIEEGWGAIQDLVREGKVRYAGVSNFSVAQMERAGVIAPVASLQPPYHLLRRDVEAEILPYCGVQNIGVVAYSPLASGLLTGKFDRSRIDALPDEDWRKRFSENYREPKLTPNLTFVEDLRAIAAEHGRSVGQLAAAWVLRRPEVTSAIVGARNERQVGELFAGSDWELPAETVDRIEGAWKTRFGS
- a CDS encoding Hpt domain-containing protein, whose amino-acid sequence is MSLSEDYIDHARRALSRVEKRLLELDNTTDRQDGFDEIFREVHSIKGSAGFFDQPALGRRAHQVENILDALRTSRLDYTDDVAAFLMLGRDVLALELEPDADRIDRRPMMTDFDQRYHAVAKRIAVVRRPRFDELREILNMLEAESASSPEILETPHVHELFERLETLREGLRAHREERWSQIVAGDSLATQPEFVDLQEMEQLARRMKDAPLSAADAKRFRQRLAHLQDLHGANPRVMTAVVSLEPLSRFLDDERLALMPQFQTDVRRSMRDLIAAVLGPRGSRVQKMGEILVEEGLLQAEDVVDAVGRQRRLGQILVDDGKVSPADIERSLNVQRRQTDIRDLLDEGQPTHLSVRRARIEELLDAIRRIRELTRSSDGTAPKASALIDDLETRINGLLTVRFRDLVDHMPRYVHDVSKYLKTEADVEIGGEDVEIERHLADRLGAALVHLVNNALAHGIEADAGEREAAGKPARGRIRISAAGEDSRVCVEVADDGRGLDRERIAGKALALGIIDETRNATMSDDDVWRLVFHPRLTTSALVNEISGRGVGMNVVLRSLEELGGSIEIDNRPGRGVTFRLVVPALKRSSN
- a CDS encoding SDR family NAD(P)-dependent oxidoreductase, which translates into the protein MAGEIGAKVLLVTGASSGIGREIVQRFSAGGWRVFATIRTSEDADSLARLTGVTPLICDLSAPGAADTLMDEFASISSRLDLLVNNAGFGVRGAIEDQTDAAIRAMFEVNVFAPTALARRAAMFLRNGGGGTIVNISSVTGELASPLSGTYAATKHALEAITDALRMELERDGIHVVSIQPGPVATRFMERSYRDSAPWFAASTRYTTDYAHARRGWDRTHASAIRPEVIADLVWRIAHARRPAPRYRRHFLARIAPHLVYWMPRRWLDRLLQRSTHLLPGRREKG
- a CDS encoding thioredoxin domain-containing protein, translated to MNVTKESTSRIEDPPSADPIDPARRSHLITALTGKGSDYEPRTHHLLDDGTPRFVNRLIEETSPYLLQHAHNPVNWFPWGDEAFETARRLGRPVLLSIGYSTCHWCHVMEAESFEDLGIARFLNQNYVAIKVDREERPDVDAIYMSAVQMLTGHGGWPMTVWLTADRAPFYGGTYYPARDGDRGAPMGFLSMLMRLRQVFDREPQRIAKSAKEITDAIRGQFAARAESDIPGPSALRDAIEEFAADYDPREGGIDGAPKFPSSLPIRLLLRYHRRTGDRRCLDMASNTLTKMAAGGIYDHVAGGFHRYSTDHHWLVPHFEKMLYDNALLVRAYLDGFLVTGDADFARVARETLDYVLREMTSPEGMFYSATDADSLGPDGHMDEGYYFTWTSNEIRVALGDADAALVLDHYNVRDRGNFEGRSILHTPMPLAVVAARHRLDVEEARGQIDGARDILRRRREERPKPLCDTKIQTSWNALMISALAHGARVLGDSRYAEAARRAAHELLASVLVDGRLRHTFKDGVAQHAGYLDDYAFLIGALLDIFEMDFDPKDLASAKRLQGTLDAHFADGSGGYFMTADDHEELLARQKPMYDGAEPCGNSVAALNLLRLAAYTGDDAYRVRADACLRAFGQVLTKHPRAMAEMFCALDLCTDRAAEVVVVRAEGDGEDPLVERLRRVYLPNAAMIVMRDEAHQRALAGASPLAANKVRIGGRSTAYVCERGMCLAPTTDPEGFEQQLREAKPYPS
- a CDS encoding CDGSH iron-sulfur domain-containing protein, with the protein product MGMPKVAGRRPAVTELDAGSYAWCACGMSGNQPFCDGSHRGSGFQPIRFNIDATQTKALCMCKRSESAPYCDGTHATVDDE
- a CDS encoding acyltransferase family protein, translating into MKYSIEELIAHYEQLAPDERDRVRLEILRKSREDDRLRRKMIELEDPGPATPKHEFDPLSEDLAKYARDLRDMLLAYIPKDRYRHGDEDRLTLVRKETLHAMEPLEWVLKQYFRYEVFGIENMPKHGRAMIISNHGLLPLDGWFLFYEVLRHTGRWARGLTDWRIYQFPYLRQFFMDMGMVVGSHENGDRLLQNEELIFIMPGGAKEAWKSSRYRYRLLWKGRLGFIRMALRNRCPIIPSANVGTDDTYRIFFDGYTTAYKLLGSKKALLPISLPIGLGLLPLPAKMTQYVGEPVRLPYPPEAADDPTVVEECQEMVKSAVNDLIDRGLRERDERKLSLLGGGRP
- a CDS encoding redoxin domain-containing protein is translated as MRIVPILLAFSTSLFASAPALAESAAVGKPAPDFELTDTTGKTHKLSALKGKTVVLEWTNPGCPFVKKHVKGGTMNKIMAANSDVVFLAINSTNKGHQDYLTPADYQKWAKENNITHPQLYDADGKVGTAYGAKTTPHMYIVDKGGMVVYAGAMDDKAMPMGDPANAENYVAAALKALAAGQSPNPAQTKPYGCSVKYE
- a CDS encoding nitroreductase family protein, which encodes MDVFEAIRARRSCRSFVPGLRIDRRTLDELFGLAVLAPSSFNLQPWKLLVIEDESMRARIRPIAKDQAQITDSSALIVVCAHERPAEVAPEAFARRVESGQWTPERRERALRAVDELYPDDLARREYAIRNSTFAAAHVLLAAEAFGLATCPIIGFDKPALTHMIGVTAPWVISFLIAIGTRAKAEPPRPPRHELARVVCYETFK